In Leptolyngbya sp. O-77, the genomic window TGGCTAGACATATTTTTTGCAAGGGGCGATGCACCCGCCGCTACAAGATGCGCGACAGCGCCAGATAAACGAGTCTGAATACAATTCCCACGAAAACGGCCAGCAGTCCGGCAAAAATGGCCAACATAAAAATATTGGGCAGCGATGGCGTGGCAATGATCGCCAGCCCCCTCCTCAGGGGTGTAAACGCCACCAGCGCCAGGGTGATGCCTGCAATGATTAATAAATCGTTGCGCTCGATCCAGCGGCGCGACTGGGCAAAAATCAGCCCTATCACGATTCCCAACAGCGGCACCCAAAACACCGGACTGACAATCGTCGTCCCCAGCAAGCTAAGCAGGGCGATCGCCACTAGTCCGCCCTCAAAGCCCGTAAACAGCGCCCCACCCAAAAACTCCATTAGCGAAAAGGGTGCAACCGTTGGTGTGGAAGGGGAAACAGCGGCGGGCGGCGACGCAGCAGGTGCCGAGGAAACAGGCGCAGGTTGGGCGGCCGGGGCCGATTGCAGAGACGTTGCACCCGTCCCGGTCGCCAAAGGCGCACTGGTAACTGGGAAACCCTGACCAGCGTGGGCGGGCTGCCCAGGATGGGACGCTGGCGATACTGCCCGCAGCGCCTCCCGCACCTCCTGGGCCGACTGAAATCGCTGGCTGGGCGTGGGCAGCAGCATTTTGTTCAGTACGTCCGCTAGGCGATCGCTCACCGGTGTAGACAAGTGCGATCGCCAGTTCCAGTGATTGCTATAGGCATCGTAGAGTTCGTTGGGCTGTTTGCCCGTCAGCAGCGTAATACAGGTCACCGCCAGCGCATACAAATCCGTCGCCGGATACACCTGGTCACCCCGCATCTGCTCCGGCGGCGCAAATCCCATCGAGTAAATCCCTGTAGAAGCCCTGCCGCCTGTGCTGACTGCGGCCGCTGTCACCTGCTTCACTGCGCCAAAGTCCAGCAAAAACAGCCGCCCATCCCGCCGCCGCATGATGTTCGACAGCTTGATATCGCGGTGGATTGAGCCGTTGGCGTGAACGTAGTCAAGCACCTTGAGGACTTCCTCTAACACCTCCAGCACTTCAGACTCCGAAAACGCCCCCCGTTGTTCCAGTTCTTGCTCTAAATCTTTGCCATCGATAAATTCCTGCACCAGATAGAAGAACCGATCCGTCCTTCCTGGAACCAGGCTGGGCACTTCCAGTTCAAAAAAGGCAAGCAAGTTGGGAATTTGGGGATGGTTGCTGCCTAGCTGCTCCAGCACCTCCGCCTCGCGCTGGAATAGCGTCTGCGCGACCTGGAGCTGGTTGGGGCTGAGGTCGCCCGACGGCTGAAACTGTTTCACCACACACTGGCGCATGGCGGGCGTGTAGCGATCGCGCGCCAAAAACGCTGCCCCAAAGCCGCCCTTCCCCAGCAGTTTTTGCGGGATGTATCTCCCCTGCAACAGCAACGGCATCCCGCAAGTGGTGCAGAACTTTTGCTGCACTGTCCGCAGGGTTGATGAATCGTCCAGATCGGCAAAGTGATTTTGTGGGCGGGGACAGCCAAAACGGGTGCAATAAACTTCCATACGGCGCGGCTAGCTGACAAGGGTGGACACACGCGAACCCTACAGCTATAGGTTAACCCGTATAGGTTAAACCAAACCTTGACGGGCCGCCCACCAAACGATTGCTATCCCTCACCACATGCTCAGGTTTCGACGGGCAAAACGGCTGCCGCCATCGACC contains:
- a CDS encoding serine/threonine-protein kinase codes for the protein MEVYCTRFGCPRPQNHFADLDDSSTLRTVQQKFCTTCGMPLLLQGRYIPQKLLGKGGFGAAFLARDRYTPAMRQCVVKQFQPSGDLSPNQLQVAQTLFQREAEVLEQLGSNHPQIPNLLAFFELEVPSLVPGRTDRFFYLVQEFIDGKDLEQELEQRGAFSESEVLEVLEEVLKVLDYVHANGSIHRDIKLSNIMRRRDGRLFLLDFGAVKQVTAAAVSTGGRASTGIYSMGFAPPEQMRGDQVYPATDLYALAVTCITLLTGKQPNELYDAYSNHWNWRSHLSTPVSDRLADVLNKMLLPTPSQRFQSAQEVREALRAVSPASHPGQPAHAGQGFPVTSAPLATGTGATSLQSAPAAQPAPVSSAPAASPPAAVSPSTPTVAPFSLMEFLGGALFTGFEGGLVAIALLSLLGTTIVSPVFWVPLLGIVIGLIFAQSRRWIERNDLLIIAGITLALVAFTPLRRGLAIIATPSLPNIFMLAIFAGLLAVFVGIVFRLVYLALSRIL